CGCGGCACGGCCGACGCCATCTACCAGAACATGCACCTGGTGGAGAACTACCGCGCCGACGACGTGGCCATCTTCTCCGGCGACCACATCTACAAGATGAACGTGGCGCACATGCTGGAGCAGCACGAGGCCCACCGCGCCGACATCACCATCGCCGCCTATCCCACGCCGCTGGCGGACGCCTCGCGCTTCGGCGTCATGCAGGTGGACGAGCGCGGCCGCGTCACCGAGTTCCAGGAGAAGCCCAAGGACCCCAAGGCCATGCCGGGCAAGCCCACCATGGCCCTGTGCAGCATGGGCAACTACATCTTCAACCGCCGCGTGCTCAGCGAGCTGCTGGAGGTGGACGCGCGCACCGAGGGCTCGCAGCACGACTTCGGCAAGGACGTGCTGCCGCGCGCGCTGCGCGATGGCTATCACATCCACGCGTATGACTTTCACTCCAACCCCATCCCCGGGCAGACGCGCGCCAACACGTACTGGCGGGACGTGGGGACGCTCGAGGCCTACCACGAGGCCTCGATGGACCTGGTGTCGGTGGACCCGGAGTTCGACGTCTTCAACCCGGAGTGGCCGCTGCGCACCGCCGTCGAGTACAGCCCCCCGGCCAAGTTCGTCCACGAGGCGGGCGAGCGCATGGGCCGGGCGCTCAACTCCATGGTGGCCGGCGGCTGCATCATCTCCGGCGGCACGGTGCGCGAGAGCATCCTCTTCCGCCGCGTCCGGGTGAACTCGTACTCGCTGGTGGAGCGCTCCGTCCTCTTCGACGAGGTGGACATCGGCCGGCACGCCAAGGTGCGCAACGCCATCATCGACAAGGACGTGCGCGTGCCGCCCAACACCAAGATTGGCTACGACCTGGCGGCCGACAAGGCGCGCGGCTTCACCGTCACCGACAACGGCATCGTCGTGGTGCCCAAGGGCTACAAGTTCGACTGACAGGCGGCGCTTCCAGGCCCCATCAGCCCGGGCGATGCCGGGGTGTCCCGCTTCTTCGCGCCGTGGTCTAGAAACCCAGGCGCGAAGGGAGACACCGCCATGAAGCGCATGCAGCTGTTCGAGTTCGAGGACTTCCGCTGGTTCCCCGGCGGCCTGCGGGAGTGCCTGACGCTCTACATCGCCGCGATGCACCGCGTGCTCGGCACCGAGCGGCTCCTGGCGCCCCTGCTCGCGAGGGCCCTGGAGGCAACGGGCGCCGACCGGGTCGTGGATCTCTGCTCGGGAGGCGGCGGGCCCCTGCTGCAAACCACCGAACGGCTCGCCGCCGACCACGGCCTCCGCCCGAGCGTGACCCTCACCGACCTCTACCCGAACACGGACGCCGCCGCGCGCATCAACGCGGCGGGGGACTCGGCACAGGTCCGCTACCTCCCGAGCCCGGTCGACGCGGGCCGCGTCCCCGACACGCTCCAGGGCGTCCGGACCATGATCTGCAGCTTCCACCACATGCCCCCGCCGGTCGCGCGCCGCATCCTCCAGGACGCGTTCGAGAAGCGGCAGGCCATCTGCGTGCTCGAGATGAGCGACAACTCCCAGCCGCGCTGGCTCTGGTGGACGGCCTTCCCCATCGGCATCCTGATGGTGCTGCTGCTGACGCCCTTCATCCGCCCCCTCCGGCCGCGGCAGCTGCTGTTCACCTACCTGCTCCCCGTGCTCCCGCCGATCATCGCCTGGGACGGGGCCGTGTCGAACGCGCGCACGTACACCGAGGAGGACCTGCGGGAGCTCCTGACGGGGCTGGAGGCGCCGGACTACCAGTGGGACATCACCCACCCGCGGGCGCCCGGTGCCCCCGCGACGATGCTCACCCTCGTGGGGATGCCCCGCCGCACGCAGGCGTCCCTTCCCGCGCCCGGCGTCCAGGCGGAGGGGTAGCGGACGGGCCGCGTCGTGCGCTTCAGAATTGCGCAAGGAGTCCCGGGTACCTTCCATTCCTCTCTGGGAGACACCATGCACGACGACAGCCATGAGCACGACAAGGGCCTCGAACATGACTTGAAGGCCCTCGCGCGGATGACGGAGCGCAGACAACTGCTGCGGTGGATGGCGGGCGCGGCCCTCCTGCCGCTCGTCGGCTGTGGTGACACCGGGGGCGGCTCGTCGGAGTGCGCGACGATTCCCGAGGAGACCGCCGGCCCGTATCCGGGAGATGGCTCCAACGGGGCCAACGCGCTCGTGCTCTCGGGCATCGTGCGCAAGGACATCCGCTCCAGCATCGCCGGCTCCACGGGCACCGCCGAGGGCGTTCCGCTCACCGTCAAGCTGACCCTGGTCAATGGCAACGACAGCTGCAGCCCGCTCGCGGGGTACGCCCTCTACCTGTGGCACTGCGACCGCGACGGCAAGTACTCGATGTACAACCTCACCAGCCAGAACTACCTGCGCGGCGTGCAGGAGACGGACAGCGAGGGCACGGTGACCTTCACCACCATCTTCCCCGGCTGCTACTCCGGGCGCATGCCCCACATCCACTTCGAGGTGTACCCGAGCCTCGCCAAGGCCACCTCCTCCGGCAACAAGGTGAAGACGTCCCAGCTCGCCCTGCCCGTGGACGTCTGCAACGCGGCGTACGCCACCACCGGGTACAGCGCGAGCGTCACCCACCTCTCGCGCATCAGCTTCGCCCAGGACAACGTGTTCAGCGATGGCACGTCGCTCCAGCTGGCGAGCGTCACCGGCAACGCCAGCGAGGGCTATGTCGCCACGCTGACCGTGGGCATCACGGCGTAGCCACACTCCTTCGTTCCATGCCGGGGGGACGCCGGTATCATCCCCCCGCATGAACGTGGGTGTCACGCCTCCCGAAAGACAGACAAACCTGCGGCTGAACGATGGCCGCTCGCTCGCATGGTCCGAGTGGGGACCCGCCAACGGCCTCCCCGTCCTGTTCTGCACCGGCGCCGCCATGAGCGGCTCGCTCGGCTTCGGTGCGGATGCACTCGCGGACCTCGGCCTGCGGCTCCTCGCCATCGACCGGCCCGGCCTCGGCGCGTCCACGCCCCATCCGGAGAAGACCTTCGCCTCCTGGGTGGAGGACGTGCGCCAGCTCGTCACCGCGCTCGGCCCGCGAGACGCCACCGCTGTCGGCTTCTCCCAGGGGTCGCCGTTCGCGCTGGCCCTCGCGGGCAGAGGGCTCGTGAAGGCCGTGGCCCTCGTGTCCGGGCAGGATGACCTCGCCTGGCCCTCCCTCGCGCCGCGCCTGCACCCCGACGTGGCCGGGATGGTCCGCGCCGCCCGGCAGGACCCCGCCGGCTTCGAGCAGTCCTTCTCTCGCATGGCCACGTGGGACGGCCTGTGGCAGCTCATCCTCGGGATGAGTGGCGAGCGCGACCGGGCGCTCTACCTGAGTGACGCCTTTGGCCCGGCGTACCAGCGCGCACTGCGCGAGGGCTTCTCCCAGGGCCCGCAGGGGTATGCGCGGGACCTCGTCAACGCCCTCGGCCCGTGGCTGGTGGAGCCCGAGCACATCACCGTCCCGGTGGACCTCTGGTACGGCGGCGCGGACACCAGCACCGTCCACTCGCCCGACTTCGGCGCCACCCTCGCCAGGCGCCTGCCCCACGCCACCCACTTCCTCGAGCCCCAGGAGGGCGGCTCGATTCTCTGGACGCGCGCCCGGGACATCCTCGTGCGACTCAGGAGCCGAGCCACCGCCCCGGCGGCGTCACCCCACGGCAGCTGACCCGGCCCTCACCGGACCGTGTTGGCCGAGCCCACCGCGGACACCGGCGCGGCGATGGGCGCTGGGGCGGACTGCGTGCGTGCCCAGTCCTCGGCGGTGCGCCCACGGGCGTCCCGCTTCGCCTCCGAGGCCCCGTGCTGACGCAGCCGCTCAGCCACCTGCTCGCGGCCGAAGAGCCGGGCGAACATCAGCGCCGTCTGGCCCACCCCGTTGGACTGGTCCACCGCGCAGGGCTGCTTCAGGAGCAGCTCGACGAGTCCGCGTGCCCGACGGGCGAGCCCGTACCCGTGGTGAGCGGCGGGGTACCGGCCAGCGCCGGAGCGCCCGTGAACAGCGCGGTGAGGACCAGGGGTTTCGGGTTCATGCGAGATGGAACGGTGGGGAGATGCGGACGATGGGAAGCGCCGGCTCACGCCTCCTCTTCGAGCAGGGTCTCTTCCAACAAGAGAACCCCTGCCACCCGCTCCGCGGAGGCCAACGCCTCCACCAAGGTCCTGGCATCTTCGGCTCCCGCACAGGCGAGGAGCAGCACGGGCGCTTCCCCTGCCTCAAGGACCCAGAGAGCTTCCGCCAGTTCTCCCTCGGCCACGGCGGTCTTGTAGAAGAAGCGCAACATGCCCTCATGCTCCTCCTCCCAGCGAAGTCCCACGGTGGTGCCAACAGGAACCAGGGCGGTTTCAATCCGGCCCCAGGCCGATCCGGCCAGACGCATCGGAGCCGCCGCCGTCTGTCCCAGGTCGGCGAGAAGGAGCTCCGGCTCCACCACCGCTTCAATGGCGGCCCGCGAAGAGGGGGCCAGCGTGCGCAACGCACTCTGGAGCTGGGCAATCCAAGGATGGGCAATGAGCGCCTGAGCGTAACGCTCGATGCGCAAGCGCCGCTCCACTGCCCGCCCCCAGGTCTCGGCGGCGCTGGTAGAAGTCAGGAGCCAATTCCACGCATCCAGGTCGCCCTCCTCATCCAGGCCCGACACCATGGCATCGAGTGTCACATCATCAGGAGCCATCTTCATGACTTCCTCCAGGCCGCCTCGCGCACAGGAAGGCTGTCGATCCGCCTTGCCAGTTCGGGCATGGCTCCCTCATCCAGTTTGAACGTGGTCAGCGTCGTCCTCGTCACGGAGTGCGTCAGGAGCGTCCACTCGAACAGCGTCTCCACCTCGTCTCCAGCTGGCGGCACGCCCGCCGCATCAATGAGCTTCTCGAGCAAAGCCGTGACGCCTTGACGCCGCAGGTGATGAAGCGCACGCGTCTGCCGCGGAGCCCCTTCCGGTAAAGACCGGGCGACCTCCGCGTCATCCCGGCGGTAGGGCGGAGTGTCCCCGCAGGGCCGGAAGAGCCACTCCCGCACGACTTGATGAGCGAGCCCACTCGAGCCGTCCTCCTGAACGAGTTGCCGGTGCAGACACTGGAACCGGAACAGTGCATCGTGGGTGATCAAGCTCCGGGCCTTCTTCGAGAGGTCGTCCTCTCGCACGGGAGGAACGGGCGGATCGAACCACCCGGTCCGCAGGCCGTCGGTCGCACGCAGCCACCAGAGGACGAGCGAGGCACAGGTGCGGTCGCGCAGCAGCCTGAGCGTGGCGATGAGGCGTTCCCGCAACCGCTGCTGCTCAAGCTCCTCCTCGACACGAGGCTTCTCGGCGGCATCATCGGAGAGAGTCGGCTGGGCCTCGGAGACATGCTGCCCCCTTCTGCGCAGCGCCTCCAACTCCGCCATCTTGCGCCGGAAGCCTGGCAGCCCAGTGCGCTGCGCCAACCAGAACCTCGGCTGGGTGAACAACTTCCAGCTCCTCGGAATCCGGGTCAGCTCAAGCTCCCGCTCGATGAAGGCCTGCAGGCTCCAATCCACGGCATCCTCCAGTGTCGAGAAGCCGAAGGCCCTCAGGAGCGCCTCGACGCCATAAGGCTCGGCCACCTGCTCCAACGAGTGCCGGAGCATCTCGGACAGCACCGGCCGGTGCTCCATGACGAGCCGGGCCCGTCCCTCCTTGGACCAATCGGTGATCTCCGGATAGCGCTGCTCCATGTTCACTCTCCCCACCAGCGGAAGGCCCCCAGGTGCATCGGCTGGCACAACTCGTCGATCAGCTCGGCTCCGGACAAGCCGGCGATAGCGGGTGAGTCCGCATGCGCTTCGAACGGTGCGAGCGCCGGGAGCCTGCCCAGAACCTGCTCGGCCTGGAGCCCTCGCATTTCATCGATTGCCGCGAGCACCTCCCGTGGGGAGAGAGAGGCAGGCAGTCCCGGCAGCTCGCGCAGCACCAACGCCACGTACTCGAGGGACTCGGCCAGGATCTCGGGCCCATGCCCCGTGCGGCGGCTGCGCCACCCATACTGCTCGCACACCAGGGCCTTGACCACGTCGTGCACCGGCCAGGCCAGATCGATCACCGCGGCTGCACCGCTGGCGAGAAACCCCGGCACGAGCCCCGGGAGTCGATCTCCATGATCACGTAGCACCCGCTCGAGGTCGGCGCTCCCTGCCGTGCAGGCCCAGAGCTCCACCACCCGGCAACCCGGCAGGAGCAGGTCGAGCGTGTTCCTATCCATCAGCGAATGCCCGGGGCCCAGCCGGAGACGTCCCATGGAGTCGTTGAGGGACTCCGCGGTCCCGACACCATAGAGGCGCAGCGTTCGGACCCGCGCGGCGCGGGACGCCAGGAGCTCCACCACATCGCCCCCCTGCGCCTGGACCTTTTCAGGCTCCACGACCAGCTCGGGGGGATACACCTTCCGCAGGGTCTCCAGGGCGGCCTCGCCGAAGCAGGTCGTCCCCTGGCTAGACTCCGGGGACAGCAGGCACGCGGTGAAGGGCTCCACCTCCCTCTGGATGCGGCCCCAAAGCAGACCGAAGCCCAGGGACGGCAGATGCGAGAGCCGCGTCACCTGCTCCGCCAGAAGTGCACCGCCTTCCAGACGCAATCCCAGCAGCGGCAGCGCACGCAACGCCCCTGGAGCGAGGACCCACCAACGGAGACGCCGCTTCCGCTGAGCCTCCTTCAGCAGGGACGTGAACACGGGGGAGAGCGCCGCCTCCAGCTGGCTCCAGGCCTCACGGCGTTGCGGGGAGTTCCCCCGGCGGGGTGACAAGTCCCCCTGGGAGGGCCGGAGCAGCTCGATCAACGCGCCCCGCACCTCTCTCGCGGAGAGCCGGACCGTGCGCCCCGTGGGACCCTGCCCCGCGTTCCACCACGCCACGACGAACAACTCATCCTGCTGGCCGAGGAACAGCCCGAACACGCCATAGCCTTCCACGAGCTTGCCCAGCCACTCCTCGTTGCGCTCCAGCTTCAACGCCGGGTCCAGCATCCGCGCCAGGGCGGCGGACTCATCCGCACCGGACTCCCGGCGCATGCTCGAATCCAGCTCAAGTGCATCCCGCCACAGCTCACACGCCTCGTGCTCCAGCGCGCTCAGCGTACGGACCGCCTCGAAGGCCGCCGTGCGCGCGGGCTTCACGTGCTCGGGCCAGTTCGCGCAGAGCAGTTCCAAGTTCCAGGCGCAAATCCCCCGGAAGTCCCTCAACCGCTGGCTCATGGCCCCGGCCGGTAGCGCATAGGGGTCCAGGTGATAGGGAGCGGATGGCTTGTCACCCGAAGGCCCTTCCTCGAGCAGGGCCGTATCCGCCAGCGCCGCGCTCAGCGACTGCCGCCGGCGGATGAAGTCATGGAGCCCTCGAATGCGTGCACCAAACGGTCCCGGCAGCCACGCGGACGCCCAGGCCAGGCGCCCCAGGAAGGCCAGGCGGAGGTCGCAGGCATACTGGAGGCAGGCGAGCTGATGCGCGCCCCCCCCGGCTCGTTGCGGATGTGGTTGGAGAGGTAGGCCTTCATCAAGTCCCGATAGGCGGCCCCCGGCGTCCCCGTGGTACGCACGAGCATCCACCGGTCATCACTGGGGTAGCCCCAGAGGCCCGACTCCATCTTCCCCAGGGCTTCACTGATGAGCTTGAGGGTGGTGACCGAGCTCGGCGCCGGCCCCTCGGCTTCGCGTCCGACGGCATGGAAGGTCGATTCGCTCAGCTCCCTGGGGGTGGAGAGCTGCTCCGCGCGCTGAGCGTTCCTCGCATCGGGCTCGAAGCGATCGAGAGCGCCCCACAACCGCTGCCACGCGGGCAGCAGCCACGTAGAGTGCAGCGTCCGCTCCGCCAGTGCCCGCACGCACTGGAGCGTCCGCTCACGCTGTGGCGCCATTCCCACCTCGGCCCGAGGCAGCAGTTCTACGGCGATCGTCGCCACACGCAGTGACGCATAGGACTCCTCCTGGAGCTGGTCGAGCGCTGGGGAGAGGAGCTCCCAGGCGTCCTGGATGCACTGCAGCGGGTCATCGGAGCCATGGGCATGCAGAAGGACATGCAGCCGGGCGCGTGCGGCCAGGACATCCGCGGAGGCCCTCACTCTCGTCTGGGGAAGGCCCTCCAGCAATCGCTCGGCCCGGGCCACCGCCGTCCGTTGGGGAATGCGGGGGGGCCACTGCTCGACAAGCGCCACCTCGAGCCACAGGTGCGCGGCCTCCACCGACAACCGGACCCGGTCCGCCTCGGCCAGTTCCGGCTCGGCAAGCACTTCGTGGAGCCACGCCAGGGCGGTCAGCAGGTTGTCCCGATGCGAGCCCACGAGGAGATCCCGCAGCAGCCGGGCCACCTGGAGCGCCTGCTCGACGGACGGAGTCTCTCCCAGCCGGAGCGCGGTGCTCTCCGTCAGCCAGCCCTCCTGCATCTCGCGGAAGTCCTCCGGCTCGGCGGCCGAGGACTCCACGGCCAGGCATCGCGCGATCTCCTGTTGCTCCTCTTCGGACAGGGGCCTCTCGGGCACCTCGGCCCACGGCTGCCGCGGCCCCCGCTCCGGCACCCCGACGAAACGGAGCGCCGCCCAGGAGACCGGGCAGGAGAAGGCGGCGCGCACCTTCTCCACGTCCTTCTCACGAGACCCCGGCCCCAGCATCGCAGCAGCCGATTCCAGGCTGGCCGGCGCCAGTTCGACTCCCAGCTTCGCGGCGAACTCCACCACCGCCTGCCTCGCAGGAGCGCGCCGCAGGTATCCGAGCAGCATGTCCAACCCTTCCGCCTGCCACCAGCGCTGCGCCTCCAGCAGCGCGACCGCAGGGTTGACTCCCTCGGAGAGCCGCTGCCGGTACCGCTTGACGATGGAGGCCGTCACCAGGTCCGGGACCGACCACAGCGTCCCGATGACGGTCCGTACCCCGTGGCTCAGCAGCAGGAAGTCCAGACCGAACCCCTCGTCCGCCGGGGGCGTGAAGGGGTCCGTCGCCCGGTTGGTTCCCGTCTGGCAAGCCCAGATCTCCATCCGCTCCAGACCCACGAGCTTCCCCATCAGCTCAGAGGCCGACAGCTGCTGCTGGCCGTGAAGCTCCAGCACGGGCTCGTCCCCTGGCTCGTGCAGTCCGTGCGTGTAGATGCAGACGGTCTCCACCTCGGCGGCCGCGTGCATCAGCGCCTCGGGCGTTGCCGCACTCCCCTCCAGCCGCAGCTCGCCGTCCCGGCGCAACGGCAGGGCAATGGAGTGGAAGACCGTGTTCCGGGGATTGACGACCAGATGACCAGCGCGCGGCTTCCTCGCGGCCGGCCAGGTCCTCAAGGGCAGGAGGCTGGGCAACCAGATGAGGGACTCGAAACGATCCATCAACCGGTTGCCCACGGGCCCCAGGGCCGCGAGTGGCAGGGCCGCGGCACCATGGGAAGGCAACAGGACCGCACGCGCATACCGCTGCGTGGGCAGCGCGGCCGACATGTCCATGGAAGCCAACAACTGGCTCAGCGTGGCGTAATCCACCCCCTCCCTGTCCTGGGCGACCTCATGGAGGAGGGCACGCAGTCCCTCGGGAACGGCGACACTGACACTGCGCGCCACCACCTGTTCCCCCTCGAGCCAGGTCGCCACCAGGAGCAACTTCTTCTGGAGGCTCAGGCGCACCAGGACCTGGTCCGGGTGCTCCCGGAGCAACGCCGTCAGTTCCTCCCGCGACAGGTCTTCCTCCAACGGGAGGGAGCGCTCTTCATAGGACGGATCACGGCGGCGGAGCGCGGACATCAGCTTGAGGCACCGCATCCTGTCCTGCTCGAGGTACCCGCCGAGCAGGTGGAGGGGCACCGGTGCATTCACGGCGGCCTGGAATGCCTCGATATAGAACACCCTGTCCGGCATGTCCTCGTCGGCCGGTGCGGCCCGGTAGGTCTCCAATATCTCCCGCAGGTGCTCGCGCTGATGGTCAGGCGCCAACGTCTCCATCGAGCGGACCATGGCATCCAGCACCGAGGCCCGAGCGCTATGACTCCCCAGCTTCGATTGCAGCTCTCTCGTTACCGGCTCCTGGGGACTCCACAAGAAGACGCTGAAGGCTTCAGCGAAGCGCATGCCACTGGTGTTCTCCAGTTGCAGGAATGCCCCCAGGGCGTCCGCTTTCTCCTCCACCAGGATGCGAGCAGCAAGGGACGCCGCCACCTGGAAGTCCATGGCGGCCGTGTCCGCCGCGAAGTCCGCGATGGTCTGTGCGCGCAGGTGGATGGCCCTGTCGATCCAATGCCTCAGGACGGCCAGCGCATCATCCACGGAGCCCGTGCGCCGCAAGAGCTGGGCGAAATCGATTCGCAGCCGGTCATCCGTCAGACGTGTCGGGCGCACCTGCTTGAGGTAGGCCCGCGCGCGCGTGAGCCGCTCCGGAGAGTCCCCCGCCAGTTCGATCTCGGACAGCACCAGCAGGGCCTGGTCCTCACGGCCCGGCTCGGGCTCGTTCAGGGCTTCTTTCGCGTATTGCTCGGCCGTCTTCAGGTCCTTGCGACGGCCCCGGTGCAGGAGGATTTCGGCGGCGGAGATGCGCGCGCGAGCCAGGACATGCAACATGGAGCCGTGCCCATCCCGCTCCGCACGGCGAGCCGCGCCGATGGCCCACTCATACTGCCGGAGCGCCTGTGCCGCATCCTCCCGCTCCAACAGGAGGTTTCCGAAGTTGAGATGGGCCTCCGCCATCAGCCGCAAGGCCAGCCCTCCGCACTTCTCGGTAAGGGTGATGACACTGCGGTAGAGCTGCTCCACCTCGATAAGGAGCTCCTCTCTCTTCGGCTCCTCCACCATATTGGCGAGCGCGCGCAGGCACACGGCCAGGGAGTTCTCGCTCTGGGCACGGCGCATGGGAACCCGCTGGCGAGCAGGGGAGCGCAGCGCTTGGCGGAAGAGCTCCATGGACGAGATGCAGGCCTGCCAATCCCTCATCAACTGTCCCTTGAGCAGCCCGTGCCTCGGATTCGGAATGAGGGAGTGGGCCAGATCGTGCCGGGCCGAGGAGGCAGCGGCGCCATCATCCTCCTCCGCGAAGAGCGCAACGGCCCGCTGGCGCACGGCAAGCGCCTCATCGAACCGGGCGCGCCCCTCTAATTGCTGCGCATCGAGCAGCAACGTGTACGCCTCCATACCAGCGGGCGTGGACTTCATCTCCGCCTGATAGTCCAGGTCCAGAGCAACAAGCATCATCTCCGAGCGCGTCAGGTCTCGCATTTCCATCCTCCTGCCATTGATAGCCAGTGGCGCGCCGGGGTTTCCCCGAACACGGCTCTCCCCCCCAGGTACGACGCCCCCCCGGAGCATGCAGCCAGGCGGCCGCGTCCCTGGCCACCTGGGGCTGCCCCTCCCCCCCTTGTCCTTCATCCCTTGTTCATCAACCCGCCTGGAACGTCATGCCGGCCGCGCGCAGCCGCTCCACGAGCTTCATCCCCATGCACGAGGCCGGGGTGAGCAGCCCTCCGCGCTCCGGCAGCGCGTCCTCCGCGAGGCACAGCGCGGACTCGCCCAGCATCCACGACGTCGCGCCGTACCCCGGATCCTGCGTCGCCCCGACACGCGCTCGCACCCGCTCGCCCGCCGTGCCCACCCCGAGCAGTTCGATCTCGAAGGAGCCACTCTCCCGCTCCTCGCGGCTCGGCCCCTCGCCCGGTGCCGGCAGGAAGCGCTCGGCCAGCTTGCGCACCGGCCCGAACACCACCGCCCCCGACAGCGCCATGCCCGCGCTCGTCGCCGCCGCCCGCGCCATTCCCGCCACGCCCCGTCCCACGTCGATGGACTCGTCGTAACGGAACTCGCGCCCGTAGGCGTAGCCGAGCAGCGCGTTGCTCCGCCGCACCACCCGCGTGTTCACCGGTGCCATGAAGAACGGCGCCAGCCAGCGCCCCGTGTCCGGATCCTTCCGGGGGCGGAGCCAATCCCCGTGCCCCTTCCGCTCCGGCGCTCCCTCCGGGCTCAGCGAGAACGGATCCGCCATCACCCGGCGCACCGCGGGGTCCTTCATCCGCTCCGCCGCGTAGAGCCCGCTGGCGATCGTTCCACCGCTCGCGCCGCCCTTCATCCGCCGCACCCGGTAATGGGCCTCGGCCAGCCGCCCCCCCTTCGCGGCGAGCTGCTCGTGGAGCAGCAGCACCCCGAGGTCCGACGGGATGGAGTCGAAGCCGCACGAGGGGACGATGCGCGCCCCCGTCTCCACCGCGCGGGCATGGTGCGCGTCGATCATCTCCCGGACCCAGTGCGTCTCGCCCGTCAGGTCGCAGTAGTCGGTGCCCTGCTCCGCGCACGCGCCCAGCAACACGCTTCCATACCGGGCGTAGGGGCCCGCCGTGGTGCACACCACGCGCGTGCGGCTCGCGAGCCCGTCCATGGCCTTCTTGTCCAGGCTGTCGCCCGCCACCAGGGGGAGCTCCTTCGCGGAGGGCTCCAGCGCGGCGAGCTCGTTTCGTACCCGCTCGAGCTTGTCGAGGCTCCGGCCCGCCAGGGCCCAGCGGAGCGAGGGGCGCTTCTTCACGAGGTACTCGGCGACGAGGCGGCCGGTGAACCCCGTGGCTCCGAAGAGGACGAGGTCGAACTCCCGGGCCCGGGTGCGGCGCTGCTCACGGTCTGTCATGCTCGCGGATGCAAGCACCGGACGCACCCGAGCGGAAGGAAGGAGTTCGTCACATGCACCAGGTCATCGACTGGCTGCGCACCGTGCCGCTGTGGCAGGCCGCCCTCGTCTTCCTGGCCAAGAACGCGCTCGTGCTCGTGCTCGCCGTGGCGCTCGGGGAGTGGCTGATCCGGCGCCATGCCCACCGCCGCGTGGCTCCCGAGGCCCTTCCGCTCCAGCGCGAGGAGTGGGTGCTCGCCACGGTGTGCGTCGTGCTCAACTCGGTGGTGACGTTCGCCGGCCTCCTGCTGTGGCGCGAGGGGTGGATCCGCTTCCGGCTCGACGGCGGCCCCCGCGTGCTCGTGGACGTGCTCGTGCTCGTGGGGGTGATGGACCTGGGCATGTACCTGCTGCACCGCACCGCGCACCTGCCGCTGCTCTACGGCTGGCTGCACGCGCCCCACCACCGCTACGAGCGCGCCCGGCCCCTCACCCTCTTCGTCCTCAGCCCCCTGGAGGTGCTCGGCTTCGGGGCCCTCTGGCTCGCCGTGTGTGTGGCCTACGAGGCCTCGTGGGCCGGCATGTTGCTCTACCTCGTGATCAACACCCTCTGGGGCCTGCTCGGACACCTGGGCG
The sequence above is drawn from the Archangium gephyra genome and encodes:
- a CDS encoding CHAT domain-containing protein, whose protein sequence is MRDLTRSEMMLVALDLDYQAEMKSTPAGMEAYTLLLDAQQLEGRARFDEALAVRQRAVALFAEEDDGAAASSARHDLAHSLIPNPRHGLLKGQLMRDWQACISSMELFRQALRSPARQRVPMRRAQSENSLAVCLRALANMVEEPKREELLIEVEQLYRSVITLTEKCGGLALRLMAEAHLNFGNLLLEREDAAQALRQYEWAIGAARRAERDGHGSMLHVLARARISAAEILLHRGRRKDLKTAEQYAKEALNEPEPGREDQALLVLSEIELAGDSPERLTRARAYLKQVRPTRLTDDRLRIDFAQLLRRTGSVDDALAVLRHWIDRAIHLRAQTIADFAADTAAMDFQVAASLAARILVEEKADALGAFLQLENTSGMRFAEAFSVFLWSPQEPVTRELQSKLGSHSARASVLDAMVRSMETLAPDHQREHLREILETYRAAPADEDMPDRVFYIEAFQAAVNAPVPLHLLGGYLEQDRMRCLKLMSALRRRDPSYEERSLPLEEDLSREELTALLREHPDQVLVRLSLQKKLLLVATWLEGEQVVARSVSVAVPEGLRALLHEVAQDREGVDYATLSQLLASMDMSAALPTQRYARAVLLPSHGAAALPLAALGPVGNRLMDRFESLIWLPSLLPLRTWPAARKPRAGHLVVNPRNTVFHSIALPLRRDGELRLEGSAATPEALMHAAAEVETVCIYTHGLHEPGDEPVLELHGQQQLSASELMGKLVGLERMEIWACQTGTNRATDPFTPPADEGFGLDFLLLSHGVRTVIGTLWSVPDLVTASIVKRYRQRLSEGVNPAVALLEAQRWWQAEGLDMLLGYLRRAPARQAVVEFAAKLGVELAPASLESAAAMLGPGSREKDVEKVRAAFSCPVSWAALRFVGVPERGPRQPWAEVPERPLSEEEQQEIARCLAVESSAAEPEDFREMQEGWLTESTALRLGETPSVEQALQVARLLRDLLVGSHRDNLLTALAWLHEVLAEPELAEADRVRLSVEAAHLWLEVALVEQWPPRIPQRTAVARAERLLEGLPQTRVRASADVLAARARLHVLLHAHGSDDPLQCIQDAWELLSPALDQLQEESYASLRVATIAVELLPRAEVGMAPQRERTLQCVRALAERTLHSTWLLPAWQRLWGALDRFEPDARNAQRAEQLSTPRELSESTFHAVGREAEGPAPSSVTTLKLISEALGKMESGLWGYPSDDRWMLVRTTGTPGAAYRDLMKAYLSNHIRNEPGGARISSPASSMPATSAWPSWGAWPGRPRGCRDRLVHAFEGSMTSSAGGSR
- a CDS encoding saccharopine dehydrogenase family protein, producing the protein MTDREQRRTRAREFDLVLFGATGFTGRLVAEYLVKKRPSLRWALAGRSLDKLERVRNELAALEPSAKELPLVAGDSLDKKAMDGLASRTRVVCTTAGPYARYGSVLLGACAEQGTDYCDLTGETHWVREMIDAHHARAVETGARIVPSCGFDSIPSDLGVLLLHEQLAAKGGRLAEAHYRVRRMKGGASGGTIASGLYAAERMKDPAVRRVMADPFSLSPEGAPERKGHGDWLRPRKDPDTGRWLAPFFMAPVNTRVVRRSNALLGYAYGREFRYDESIDVGRGVAGMARAAATSAGMALSGAVVFGPVRKLAERFLPAPGEGPSREERESGSFEIELLGVGTAGERVRARVGATQDPGYGATSWMLGESALCLAEDALPERGGLLTPASCMGMKLVERLRAAGMTFQAG
- a CDS encoding sterol desaturase family protein, with product MHQVIDWLRTVPLWQAALVFLAKNALVLVLAVALGEWLIRRHAHRRVAPEALPLQREEWVLATVCVVLNSVVTFAGLLLWREGWIRFRLDGGPRVLVDVLVLVGVMDLGMYLLHRTAHLPLLYGWLHAPHHRYERARPLTLFVLSPLEVLGFGALWLAVCVAYEASWAGMLLYLVINTLWGLLGHLGVEPFPDGWVRWPGLRAVATTTFHARHHLDLAHHYGFYTVVWDRLLGTLAPDYEASFARSQVVPPEPLAPPQPGTPGSRA